TCCTCACCAATTCCACAGGATTTCCACAGGGATTTTGGTAGTTTTCCACAGATGTTTTACGAGCTAATCGGCAGTTGCAGTTTTACTGGGGATTGTTGATTCAGAATAGCCTAAATCATAAGACACTGAGTTTATGTTAAGTTAAGTAATAAAAATCTAGCTATAGTCCTGATTATTGCGTCAAGTTTTATTTTTTATACCACTGGATTTAACATTTCGCAGCATTGACAAACCCACCCCCTCTTGGCGCACAATGATGCGACTGGCTTTTATAGTCTGTCCAACCATTGACACCAAAAATCACCTCAGAGGCTGGTGTAGATTGTCAGGTAAAGACAGGACTATGTAAGGCAAATCCCCCATCACTGCAAGCAACTTGTCTCGCTTGATTGACCTCAGAGAAGGAAAAACTCATGAACGCAACAGTTAGTATCTTTACAGAAATTCCCGAAACACTACATGAATCTCTCAAAAATTACTTAGAAGCACATCCTGATTGGGATCAAAATCGAGTGCTGACGGCTGCTTTGTCGCTGTTTTTACTTCAAAATGGTGAGAGCGATCGCCGCGCCGCCCGCGTATATTTAGAAACATTGTTTCATAATTGTTAAATATAAATGCCCTGCACCAATTAGCCAAAAAACTCAAAGTGCTGGTAAGTAGGTGGGCAAAAATATTTCTAACTATGAGAAGATGTGATCCAACGGTGTGCGATAATGCTTCGCCCGCCGGAGGCGATCGCACAGAGTACGACACCATAGTGGGAATTTTTTTGGACAACTGAATCTCAAAGACTGTGTTATTTTGGCTCCTGCCTGAGCATGGGCACGGTTACCGTGCCCCATCAATGGATACTGATTACAGATAGCAAGGGGTGGATGGGGACAAGATAACAGGAAAGAAAATTAAGTAGATATTTTTGCTCAAAAATCTCTGGAATACGGTAATGGCGTGTTTGTCTTTAGCAGTGAAACAAAATTGAAGGAAACATCAGATATAGGGGGAAACTCCGCGAATGCCTAAGTGAGGAACTTGGGAAATTTTGTTATGTAACAAGATTTATTCGTGCCTACCGACTGAGTTACTTCATCAAGAGTTAATCGAGAAAAACTCTAGACTAAAGACTATGCACTCAAGTATGAGTTTCCAACTGCGGAGAGTGAGCGGGACATTCAAACTTATACCCTACGCCACGTACAGTTTGAATTAATGCTGGTTGGCTAGCATCGACTTCAATTTTCTTGCGAATTTGACCGATGTGTACATCTACAACCCGTTGATCACCAACATATTCATAATCCCAGACCTCTTGAATCAGTTCTGCACGTCGCCAGACTCTACCCGGATGGCTAGCTAAAAAATGCAATAAGTCAAATTCTAGCGCCGTTAAGGGTATTGCTTGGTTGTTAAATGCGACTTCCCGTCGTGCAGGATCAATCATTAACTTTTCAAATACTAGGCGTTTTTGTTCAGAGGTAGTCACAATCCTCTGTCGCCTCAAAATTGCTGCTACTCTCACTTCTAACTCTCCCAGTCCAAATGGCTTGGTGAGATAGTCATCAGCACCTTTAGAAAAGCCGCGAATTTTATCGGCTTCATCGGCGCGACTAGTCAGCATCAACACAAACACACCATTACGACTTTGCATTTCCTGGCAGAGGTTGAACCCAATAACATCTGGTAAATTCACATCTAGAATCACCAAATCGGGGTTAAATTGCTCAAATAGGGCTAAGGCTGTTTTACCATCCTCAGCAGCCTCCACCTGATAGGTCTGCTTAATCAAAAAGCGTTGGATTAAATTTCGGACCGCAGGGTCGTCATCAACTACAAGAATCTTGGCGGGAGCCATGACCATCACTTTGCACAACAATTCGTAAGATGAACACAGAAGGAGGATTGCGTAAAAACGCAATTTCCACATTAGGGGTTATTTAAGACTCTACAGGGGTAAGGAATGCATTTCCTGATTATCCAAAATAATAAATAATAGTGTAATCAGAATTCGGGAAAATGAAACTAAGAAAATTTTACTAGTCACACATATACTTACGTAGAAGTATGATAATTATCAAGGTTGATATGTACTAGAGCGATATTCTTAACATTCACCACGGCAGTTCGGTAACCTAGTAGACTTGATTTTCCCAATTAAGTGGGGATTTAAAACTTTTTAATTTTAAATCCATATGTGGATACATACCACAAGTTATTATGAGACTAATTCTAGAATTTTTCCTCAGCCTACTCTAAATTGCCAAATTTAGAAACATAAAAGTTAATTTTTTCATAAAAAATGCGTTTTAGGCATCTTTAATCAAAATTATAGAGTCAGGCGCTCATTGACCAAAGACACGAGGGTATACACGGAGTTATACCAATATGTTAAAGTTGAGGTAGTTAGAAATTCCAAGTCAATCCAACTAACCCATGCTACTATCCTTGTAGGGCAAAAAATGGATTGATCCGTTGGTTTGAATCAAGATAAACTTAAATTTGTTTTTCCTGAAGCAAAAGACTTCCTCTGACTAAGGCTAAAGAAAGTATAAACTCCCATGAGCGATCAAAATCCCTACGAGAAACTTGGGGTATCAGAAGATGCTAGCTTCGATGAAATTCAGGATGCTCGTAATCGCCAATTGGAGCAATACAATGGCGATGCCAAGAGTCTAGACCTAATTGAAGTAGCTTACGATGCGATTTTAATGGATCGCCTACGGATGCGCCAGGAAGGTAAAATAAAAGTACCTGAACGAATCAGGTTTCCAGAATTGCGCGTGCAATTGCCTTCAAAAGAAAGTCCCAGCCCTCGTGAGCAGTCGCCTGCATGGCTGCAAAGAATGCTCGATCAACCCGCGCCTAAAGATATACTCTTACCTGGAGCTTGGTATTTGGGTTTAAGTACTATTAGTGTATTTACTCAGTCCGCAGGCAATCAGGTTTTACAGTTGGCTTTAGTCGTAGGTGTAGGAATCAGTATTTACTTCCTCAAGCGTAAGGAAGGCAAGTTTGGTAGAGCAGTTTTATTAACGCTGGTGGGTTTAATTGTCGGTTTAATTGTCGGCGGGCTAATTGCTAGTTGGCTGTTGCCGCAGATCAACTTGGGTCAGTTAACATCTGAGCAGTTTTCTACAGTGTTAACATTTATATTGTTGTGGCTGATTAGCAGTTTTCTACGTTAAGCCGATGAGTATTTTGAATTGTAGATTAATTAAGGGTAATAGATAAGTTAATTTTATCTTTTACCCATGTTGTTAAGACCAGGAACTATTAACCAATTTCGACTCTTTGAGATTCGAGGATCAGTTTGACAGCTGTACTTAAATCCTGAACAATTAAGTCGGGATGGTAAATTTCTAATTGAGTGCGATCGCGAATTCCAGACTCCACAGCCATCACCTTAATACCGTGTTTTTTCGCCGCCGCAATATCTGCTTCTGTATCCCCAACCATCCAAGTATCGGCTGCGGGGGGCAGTTCTGCTAATGCCCGTGCCA
This Nodularia sp. LEGE 06071 DNA region includes the following protein-coding sequences:
- a CDS encoding response regulator transcription factor; the encoded protein is MAPAKILVVDDDPAVRNLIQRFLIKQTYQVEAAEDGKTALALFEQFNPDLVILDVNLPDVIGFNLCQEMQSRNGVFVLMLTSRADEADKIRGFSKGADDYLTKPFGLGELEVRVAAILRRQRIVTTSEQKRLVFEKLMIDPARREVAFNNQAIPLTALEFDLLHFLASHPGRVWRRAELIQEVWDYEYVGDQRVVDVHIGQIRKKIEVDASQPALIQTVRGVGYKFECPAHSPQLETHT
- a CDS encoding CPP1-like family protein; translation: MSDQNPYEKLGVSEDASFDEIQDARNRQLEQYNGDAKSLDLIEVAYDAILMDRLRMRQEGKIKVPERIRFPELRVQLPSKESPSPREQSPAWLQRMLDQPAPKDILLPGAWYLGLSTISVFTQSAGNQVLQLALVVGVGISIYFLKRKEGKFGRAVLLTLVGLIVGLIVGGLIASWLLPQINLGQLTSEQFSTVLTFILLWLISSFLR
- a CDS encoding DUF2811 domain-containing protein, whose protein sequence is MNATVSIFTEIPETLHESLKNYLEAHPDWDQNRVLTAALSLFLLQNGESDRRAARVYLETLFHNC